AAGCTAAGGGCGCCTGAAAAGCTAGCTGCACGAGAAAAACGATTTGTAGCAAGAGCCAGTTTAAAGCAGCCGTAGCCTCCCATAGAGAGACCAGCAATAAAGGTCTTTTCACGCTTACTGGTCATATTAGGGAAGAAGCGTTTCAGAACCTGTGGCAATTCCTCTGCCAGAGCTGTGTAATAATCAAAACCATACTGGGTATCGGTGTACCAACCATTGCTGGTATTAGGCATAACAACGATGAGATTAGTCCCCCGAAGCAAGCGTTCTACATTGGTCCGCTTGAGCCAACTATTATGATTGCCAGACATCCCATGCAAGAGGTACAAGACGGGAATATCTTTACACTCTGGTTCTTCTACTCGATTGGCATCAGGGTAGAGGACATTCACTCCCCACTCCATATCCAATACTTGTGAGTAATACTCAATTTTCATTACTGCCATGATTTTCTCCTTCTATTTTCCGATAAGAAAAAGCCGA
This portion of the Streptococcus mitis B6 genome encodes:
- a CDS encoding alpha/beta hydrolase, coding for MAVMKIEYYSQVLDMEWGVNVLYPDANRVEEPECKDIPVLYLLHGMSGNHNSWLKRTNVERLLRGTNLIVVMPNTSNGWYTDTQYGFDYYTALAEELPQVLKRFFPNMTSKREKTFIAGLSMGGYGCFKLALATNRFSRAASFSGALSFQDFSPESQNLGTPAYWRGVFGEIKDWTASSYSLESLAKKSDKKIKLWAWCGEQDFLYKANNLAVNNLKKLGFDVTYSHSAGTHEWYYWEKQLERFLATLPIDFKLEERLT